From the genome of Gracilibacillus salitolerans, one region includes:
- a CDS encoding extracellular solute-binding protein — protein MKNPFRKQLLFVLLAFGLLVGCSDDSETSSDSSSEDTTDNESDNGSGSEEPLEISMILPLFEEVPDMNNEFWTAFQEKTNTKLDIEWVPSGDFETKFDLVLSSGDLPDVLWAPNVNSPNLIKAINNGAFWEVGQFLGDFSDYPNLRDNASPNAWQVANLDGETYGIPRNRPSVDQGIKLRKDWLDNLGLPEPTTLDEFADTLEAMVKEDPDGNGEDDTMGHVHSYGGTGIHNAFLAGFGALDPTYDDDGGLIHVNLSDGYIDTVEYFRDLYERDVLPDEFATMSRTQTQELFESGRAGAYIRNIWRAWMFEESIKKTEPEGEVMIVELEGPAGPAVQLESGVYGALMLSNELSEEKVKQILDYFEFTNTEEFFEFIFFGEEGVHHEEDENGYKVMNEELAVQIGTSAQQPVPLTYNDWWKSFDKNAPQEYNEQILADTEHYSEVGKVNIFSYLHSDTWVDAWPRYQNEWESRVVEAIVGDISMEEFEGYINTLRNQEEIKKAFQEFNEAFEAFENS, from the coding sequence ATGAAAAACCCATTTAGAAAGCAGTTGTTATTTGTGCTGTTAGCATTTGGATTATTAGTAGGGTGTAGTGATGATTCTGAGACTTCATCAGATTCATCAAGTGAAGACACTACAGATAATGAATCAGATAATGGATCAGGTAGTGAAGAACCGTTGGAAATAAGCATGATTCTACCATTGTTTGAAGAAGTTCCAGATATGAATAATGAGTTTTGGACAGCTTTTCAAGAAAAAACTAATACTAAATTAGATATAGAATGGGTACCATCCGGTGACTTTGAAACTAAATTTGATTTAGTTTTATCTTCTGGTGACTTACCTGATGTATTATGGGCACCAAATGTTAATTCACCTAACTTAATTAAAGCTATTAACAATGGTGCTTTTTGGGAAGTTGGACAATTTTTGGGTGACTTTAGTGATTATCCAAATCTAAGAGACAATGCAAGTCCTAATGCTTGGCAAGTTGCAAACTTAGATGGTGAAACATATGGTATTCCACGAAATAGACCAAGTGTCGATCAAGGTATAAAACTTCGTAAAGATTGGTTAGATAATCTAGGACTACCAGAACCAACTACTTTAGATGAATTTGCTGATACACTAGAAGCTATGGTTAAAGAAGACCCAGATGGAAACGGTGAAGATGATACCATGGGACACGTACACTCTTATGGAGGAACAGGTATTCATAACGCCTTTTTGGCTGGGTTTGGTGCTTTAGATCCAACATATGATGATGACGGTGGGCTGATTCATGTAAATTTGAGTGATGGTTATATTGATACAGTAGAATATTTCAGGGATTTATATGAACGCGATGTGCTGCCTGATGAATTTGCTACGATGAGTCGGACACAAACACAAGAGCTATTTGAATCAGGTCGAGCAGGAGCTTATATTCGAAATATATGGCGTGCATGGATGTTCGAAGAGTCCATTAAGAAAACAGAACCCGAAGGAGAAGTAATGATTGTTGAACTAGAAGGACCTGCAGGACCAGCTGTGCAACTTGAGTCCGGCGTATATGGTGCACTGATGCTATCTAATGAATTATCCGAAGAAAAAGTTAAGCAGATATTAGATTACTTTGAATTTACGAATACTGAAGAGTTTTTTGAATTTATCTTCTTCGGTGAAGAGGGAGTTCATCATGAAGAAGATGAAAATGGATATAAAGTGATGAATGAAGAACTTGCCGTTCAAATCGGGACGTCTGCTCAGCAACCTGTACCATTAACTTATAATGACTGGTGGAAGAGTTTTGATAAAAATGCACCACAAGAGTACAATGAACAAATCCTGGCCGATACCGAACATTATAGTGAAGTTGGGAAAGTAAACATATTTTCTTATTTACATTCTGATACTTGGGTAGACGCATGGCCAAGGTATCAAAATGAATGGGAGAGTAGAGTTGTAGAAGCGATTGTAGGTGATATTTCTATGGAAGAATTTGAAGGGTATATCAACACCTTACGAAATCAAGAGGAAATTAAGAAGGCATTCCAAGAGTTCAATGAAGCATTTGAAGCATTTGAGAATAGTTAA
- a CDS encoding CoA-acylating methylmalonate-semialdehyde dehydrogenase: MVEHLKNYINGEWIPAASTKVGEVPNPATGQLLAYVPISSMEDVEQAVAAAKSAFPSWSKTPIPRRARILFKYQQLLIENREELAELITLENGKSISEAQGEVQRGIECVEFAAGTPHLMMGSVLPDIATDMESGMYRYPVGVVGGITPFNFPMMVPCWMFPLAIACGNTFVLKPSERTPLLAQRLTELFSDAGLPNGVLNLVNGSKDVVNGLLEHVDVSAISFVGSQPVAEYVYQKASQFGKRVQALAGAKNHSIVLADAEMDKTVQGILGASFGSAGERCMACSVVVVVDEIADMLVKKIVQGSNDIKIGEGKNDEVFLGPVIRDSHLKKVNDYIETGLKEKANLVRDGRLDIEEKDSGFFLGPTIFDHVSTEMQIWRDEIFGPVLSIVRVKDLQEAIELTNQSKFGNGAVLYTQSGKAAREFRDHIHAGMIGINVNVPAPMAFFPFSGWKKSFYGDLHVNGKDGVEFYTRKKMVTTRWF, from the coding sequence ATGGTTGAACACTTAAAAAATTATATTAATGGTGAATGGATACCGGCAGCATCGACCAAAGTGGGAGAAGTACCAAATCCAGCAACGGGTCAGTTACTAGCATATGTCCCGATTTCAAGTATGGAAGATGTTGAACAGGCAGTTGCAGCGGCCAAATCAGCTTTTCCTTCTTGGAGTAAAACACCCATTCCACGCAGAGCAAGAATATTATTTAAATACCAACAATTATTAATTGAAAATCGTGAGGAATTGGCAGAATTGATTACTCTTGAAAATGGCAAATCTATATCAGAAGCGCAAGGGGAAGTTCAAAGAGGAATTGAATGTGTTGAATTTGCTGCTGGTACACCTCATTTGATGATGGGTTCAGTCTTACCAGATATTGCGACAGACATGGAATCTGGAATGTATCGTTATCCAGTAGGGGTGGTAGGTGGAATTACTCCGTTTAACTTTCCAATGATGGTTCCTTGTTGGATGTTTCCTCTTGCTATTGCTTGTGGAAACACATTTGTGCTAAAACCATCCGAAAGAACTCCTCTCTTAGCACAACGTTTAACCGAATTATTTTCAGACGCGGGATTACCAAATGGAGTGTTAAACCTTGTGAATGGATCGAAGGATGTAGTAAATGGTCTTTTGGAGCATGTGGATGTTTCTGCTATTTCATTTGTTGGTTCCCAACCTGTTGCAGAGTATGTTTATCAAAAAGCATCCCAATTTGGTAAGCGGGTTCAAGCGTTAGCTGGTGCGAAAAATCATTCTATTGTATTAGCAGATGCTGAAATGGATAAGACAGTTCAAGGTATATTGGGTGCTTCTTTTGGCAGTGCAGGTGAACGTTGTATGGCATGTTCAGTAGTTGTAGTGGTAGATGAAATCGCCGATATGTTAGTGAAAAAAATAGTGCAGGGATCTAATGATATAAAAATCGGAGAAGGGAAGAATGATGAAGTTTTTTTAGGACCAGTTATCAGAGACTCCCACTTGAAAAAAGTGAATGATTATATTGAAACTGGGCTAAAAGAAAAGGCAAATCTAGTCCGTGACGGTAGGCTCGATATAGAAGAAAAAGACTCCGGATTTTTTCTGGGCCCAACTATCTTTGATCATGTTTCAACTGAAATGCAAATATGGCGAGATGAGATATTTGGTCCTGTATTAAGTATTGTTCGTGTGAAAGATTTACAAGAAGCGATAGAGTTAACTAATCAATCGAAATTTGGCAATGGAGCTGTCTTATATACCCAAAGTGGCAAGGCTGCCAGAGAGTTTAGAGATCATATTCATGCAGGTATGATTGGTATTAATGTGAATGTTCCTGCTCCAATGGCCTTTTTTCCATTTTCAGGATGGAAGAAATCATTTTATGGTGATTTGCATGTTAACGGAAAAGATGGAGTTGAATTTTACACAAGAAAAAAAATGGTTACTACTCGATGGTTTTAA
- a CDS encoding malate synthase G, giving the protein MIGYVLISNLYVDEKLFEFINSRVLPGSGLTRDKFWEEFSELIHDFIPRNNKLLKERDTLHQRINKWYKENEGALNMDAYQSFLKEINYIEAEVTDFTVNTQGIDKEIAIQSGPQLVVPVDNARYALNAANARWGSLYDALYGTDVISEDEGAERSNRYNPQRGKRVVSYAKQFLDDIFPIKAHSHTEVVNYSIMDSNLVMELGNGESTMLSDKAKFIGYRGGRLDPEAILLKNNHIHVEIQIDKQDKIGSEDNAGIKDILIESALTTILDCEDSVAAVDANDKILVYSNLLGLMKGDLSTSFVKGSQKVTRTLQSDRQYVSPTGNEFTLQGRSLMFIRNVGHLMTTNAILDENQQEIPEGIMDGVLTSLIAKHDILRNSNYQNSREASIYIVKPKMHGSKEVAFANELFNRIEEMIDLDKNTLKIGVMDEERRTTLNLKNCIYQVRERIAFINTGFLDRTGDEIHTSMELGPMIRKNEMKTSNWLQSYEKSNVNVGLATGLQGHAQIGKGMWAMPDLMKDMLDQKGNQLKAGANTAWVPSPIAATLHALHYHQINVHQVQRELGQQYDDVRNEILDVPVTKTINWTPEEIQQELDNNAQGILGYVVRWIDMGIGCSKVPDINNISLMEDRATLRISSQHIANWLYHDICTKEQVMETMKRMARVVDKQNSGDPEYKPMSNNLDVSIAFQAACDLVFKGVDQPNGYTEPILHSRRLEAKAKIKH; this is encoded by the coding sequence ATGATAGGGTATGTTTTGATTAGCAATCTTTATGTGGATGAAAAATTATTTGAGTTTATTAATTCTAGGGTGCTTCCAGGGAGTGGGTTAACAAGAGATAAGTTTTGGGAAGAGTTTTCTGAACTTATTCATGATTTTATTCCCCGGAATAACAAGTTATTAAAAGAAAGAGATACGCTTCATCAAAGAATAAACAAATGGTACAAAGAAAATGAAGGCGCTTTAAATATGGATGCATACCAGAGTTTTTTGAAAGAAATAAATTATATAGAAGCTGAAGTAACTGATTTTACAGTTAATACCCAAGGAATTGACAAAGAAATTGCTATTCAGTCTGGTCCTCAGTTAGTTGTTCCAGTAGACAATGCTCGGTATGCACTGAATGCTGCTAATGCTAGATGGGGAAGTTTATATGATGCACTTTATGGCACGGATGTAATTAGTGAAGATGAAGGGGCAGAACGCAGTAATAGATACAACCCTCAAAGAGGGAAAAGGGTTGTTTCCTATGCTAAACAGTTTCTTGATGACATTTTTCCAATAAAAGCACATTCGCATACTGAAGTTGTAAACTATTCTATTATGGACAGCAACTTAGTTATGGAGCTTGGAAATGGCGAATCTACTATGCTGAGTGATAAAGCGAAATTTATTGGATACCGTGGAGGTAGACTAGATCCTGAAGCAATATTGCTTAAGAATAATCATATACACGTTGAAATTCAAATTGATAAACAGGATAAAATAGGTTCTGAAGATAATGCCGGTATTAAGGATATTTTAATAGAATCAGCTTTAACAACTATATTAGATTGTGAAGATTCTGTAGCTGCAGTCGATGCAAACGATAAGATATTAGTATACAGTAATTTGCTCGGATTAATGAAGGGTGACCTTTCTACTTCATTTGTTAAAGGCTCACAAAAAGTCACTAGAACGCTTCAATCAGACCGTCAATACGTGTCTCCTACAGGAAATGAATTCACATTACAGGGTCGCTCGTTAATGTTTATCCGAAATGTCGGCCATTTAATGACAACCAATGCTATTTTAGATGAAAATCAACAAGAAATACCAGAAGGAATCATGGACGGTGTATTGACAAGTTTAATCGCTAAGCACGATATATTGAGAAATAGTAACTACCAAAATTCCCGTGAAGCCTCTATCTATATTGTTAAGCCTAAAATGCATGGTTCAAAGGAAGTAGCCTTTGCCAATGAGCTTTTTAATCGTATAGAAGAAATGATTGACTTGGATAAAAATACGTTGAAAATTGGTGTAATGGATGAAGAACGACGAACAACATTAAACTTAAAAAATTGTATTTATCAAGTGCGAGAAAGAATTGCATTTATTAATACAGGATTTTTAGATAGAACGGGTGATGAAATCCATACTTCTATGGAGCTTGGACCAATGATTCGCAAGAACGAAATGAAAACTTCTAATTGGTTACAAAGCTATGAAAAATCAAATGTGAACGTTGGATTAGCTACAGGCTTACAAGGGCACGCCCAAATTGGTAAAGGAATGTGGGCAATGCCTGACTTAATGAAAGATATGCTAGATCAAAAGGGAAATCAGTTAAAAGCGGGGGCGAATACAGCTTGGGTTCCTTCCCCTATTGCAGCTACCTTACACGCGCTTCATTATCATCAAATAAATGTACACCAAGTTCAACGTGAGTTGGGTCAACAATATGATGATGTAAGAAACGAAATTTTGGATGTGCCTGTGACTAAAACGATAAATTGGACACCTGAAGAAATACAACAAGAACTAGATAACAATGCTCAAGGTATTCTAGGGTATGTAGTTCGTTGGATTGATATGGGGATTGGCTGTTCCAAGGTTCCGGATATTAATAATATAAGTTTAATGGAAGATCGTGCCACTCTTCGTATTTCTAGTCAACATATTGCCAACTGGCTTTATCATGACATTTGTACGAAAGAGCAAGTCATGGAGACGATGAAACGCATGGCTAGAGTGGTCGATAAGCAAAATAGTGGAGATCCCGAATACAAACCAATGTCTAATAATTTAGACGTTTCCATAGCTTTTCAGGCGGCATGCGATTTAGTTTTTAAAGGTGTGGATCAACCTAATGGGTATACGGAGCCTATTTTGCATTCTCGACGCTTAGAGGCAAAAGCTAAGATAAAACATTAA
- a CDS encoding iron-containing alcohol dehydrogenase produces MNNIFSFRMPKCLYYGEDSFGLVGEQVKKYGHKCLLISDKVMDNLGHVNQCIQFLKQSSVNCMTYLGVNSEPTDRHVEEALKLFRDENCDVIVSLGGGSCIDTGKAVAVLAEHDGDVVDYFESKKQMNHSTIPFIALPTTAGTGSEVTDVTVITNTKNDVKMMIKDPALTPSVAIVDPILTYTLPSHITASTGIDALCHAIEAYISRLSHPMTDNLALSAIRLISQNIRLSYNNEDPKAKGKMALASMQAGVAFSNASVCLVHGMSRPIGALFHVPHGVSNAMILPAILYFSKESCIEKMAIIGRIFNRDLEQVSDVVAADSAVEEIRKLCAELNIPNMKDWGIEMTRFKQFVCKMADDALASGSPDNNPKVPSKEEIIELYETCYSYHFM; encoded by the coding sequence ATGAATAACATTTTCTCGTTTAGGATGCCAAAATGTCTTTATTATGGTGAAGATTCGTTTGGCTTAGTAGGAGAGCAAGTAAAAAAATATGGGCATAAATGCTTGCTGATTAGTGACAAAGTAATGGATAACTTAGGACACGTAAATCAATGTATCCAGTTTTTAAAACAATCAAGTGTTAACTGTATGACATATTTAGGTGTGAATTCAGAACCAACTGATAGACATGTGGAAGAGGCACTTAAGCTTTTTAGGGATGAAAATTGTGATGTGATTGTATCTTTGGGAGGTGGAAGCTGTATTGATACAGGAAAAGCAGTTGCTGTACTTGCAGAGCACGATGGAGATGTAGTGGATTATTTTGAATCTAAAAAACAAATGAATCATTCTACTATCCCTTTTATTGCCTTACCTACTACCGCAGGAACAGGATCTGAAGTAACCGATGTCACCGTAATCACAAATACAAAAAACGATGTAAAAATGATGATTAAAGATCCTGCTTTAACACCCTCCGTTGCCATAGTTGACCCTATTCTTACGTACACATTGCCATCACATATTACAGCAAGTACAGGGATAGACGCATTATGTCATGCCATAGAAGCGTATATCTCACGACTTTCCCACCCAATGACAGACAATTTAGCATTATCTGCAATACGTCTAATTTCACAAAATATTAGATTATCTTATAATAATGAAGATCCAAAAGCAAAAGGAAAAATGGCACTAGCATCCATGCAAGCTGGAGTAGCATTTAGTAATGCTTCCGTTTGTTTAGTTCACGGAATGTCCCGACCAATTGGGGCGTTATTTCATGTGCCCCATGGTGTTTCGAATGCCATGATTCTCCCAGCAATTCTTTATTTTAGTAAAGAAAGTTGTATAGAAAAAATGGCTATAATAGGCCGGATATTTAATCGAGATCTAGAACAAGTATCTGATGTGGTGGCTGCTGATTCGGCAGTAGAGGAAATTAGGAAGCTCTGTGCTGAATTAAATATACCAAATATGAAAGACTGGGGAATTGAAATGACTAGATTTAAACAATTTGTTTGCAAAATGGCTGACGATGCATTAGCAAGTGGAAGTCCTGATAATAACCCTAAGGTACCATCCAAAGAAGAAATTATTGAATTATATGAAACGTGTTATTCCTATCATTTTATGTAG
- a CDS encoding TolB-like translocation protein, translated as MTIHKVDNKPFEGTHVLNNPPKFHEKLLEYGERPYWSPDGKRIAFIDKNYGDICEIDVETRKVRNLTKNLGDYHSFLRVLYLPNGDYILIGPKQFKDREVSRHLESELWIMDKDAKNPPRPLGRRISEGCGVSTISNKITYAVHGGNDPNIGSRRDYKCFVTEIIYSEDGPTLGPEKLIYENERGRAPEPQDFRFNDSEVIMAEYVGSPWKTPEDWKCVVKGVEVETGKVRTYIDEPLTHNEPEGIFPDGEYICLESSCDYDNFYPPIDLWKLKLDGSGERLRMTGMINHVPWRASNSNVSPNGKWLAFMVNTYTSEAGFGMGLGLLDLKAWENHIKD; from the coding sequence ATGACTATTCATAAAGTGGACAATAAACCGTTCGAGGGAACTCATGTGTTAAACAATCCGCCTAAGTTTCATGAAAAATTATTAGAATATGGTGAACGTCCTTATTGGTCACCAGATGGGAAACGAATTGCTTTCATTGATAAAAATTATGGAGATATATGTGAAATTGATGTAGAAACTAGAAAAGTACGTAATTTAACTAAGAATTTAGGAGATTATCATTCTTTTTTGAGAGTGCTGTATCTTCCTAATGGTGATTACATTTTAATTGGTCCAAAACAGTTCAAAGATAGAGAAGTTAGTCGCCATCTAGAGTCAGAGCTTTGGATAATGGATAAAGATGCAAAGAACCCACCGAGGCCCTTGGGAAGAAGAATTTCAGAAGGTTGCGGTGTATCTACTATTAGTAATAAGATTACGTATGCTGTTCATGGTGGCAATGATCCGAATATTGGTAGTAGAAGAGATTATAAGTGTTTTGTTACAGAGATTATCTATAGCGAAGATGGTCCGACATTAGGTCCAGAAAAATTAATTTATGAGAATGAACGTGGAAGAGCTCCTGAACCCCAAGACTTCCGCTTTAATGATTCAGAAGTAATTATGGCAGAATATGTTGGTAGTCCTTGGAAAACACCTGAAGATTGGAAATGTGTGGTCAAAGGGGTGGAGGTTGAAACTGGAAAGGTTCGCACTTATATTGATGAACCACTTACACATAATGAACCTGAAGGGATCTTTCCAGATGGTGAATATATATGTTTAGAGTCATCATGTGATTATGATAATTTTTATCCACCTATTGATCTTTGGAAGTTAAAATTGGATGGTTCTGGAGAACGTCTTCGTATGACAGGAATGATTAACCATGTACCATGGAGAGCAAGTAATTCTAATGTGAGTCCAAATGGCAAATGGTTAGCATTTATGGTGAACACCTACACGAGTGAAGCGGGTTTTGGTATGGGACTTGGTCTGTTAGATTTAAAGGCATGGGAGAACCATATTAAAGACTAA
- a CDS encoding helix-turn-helix domain-containing protein, whose product MEEIELESHQIATDPLIHDSFTLNQFNNRIMNHLEILEKFKVKKTENSFIDEIYYYNTEYNFALSNEYGFIKGGSFKYIKDVEKVMDEQPKVGWKYLPVADDEGYISYFRKLPVLHTTSSQGLLVIQVKKELFQDYFPSQEHITSLVLDSQNNMLFDQINGEKHLYTESVLNKIKESKSNQGTFYADNQNGNETLYVYDIVPRFDRIYLSMVQKSSITELTQFFRWMILSSVLFFLGVGILLTFYTTRRAYSPIKQLLNYTKSLNEESVMNDQKNEINIIRDSLSNLNKEKQKLRNYQEQIEPTLKEWFFQQILDGNFTINNQFYRQCKQYNIPIKKQYVAMVINLGSYEDKMRIEDGDKPILLYAVRNILMELIDNEQCYDGIDLNNAENNLIAIFHFEEDLINDEIKEKLHQTAAQLRDVIRKYLSINTSIGVGNVYKGVIGVSHSYKEALEALKYRLYKNIDSILFIDDLEFSKKKGMFFYPREFETRVLDSLKVGDIDQAEKTLDEFIKATASFESYNSIYQCFHLLLSSIILSLEKKGNSVMDIFEADLFGELKSLHTIDEINKWFKEQLFPLYQRLNDDTEFSPGTLSVKQVCQYIKENISEDITLSQCADMVNLTPSYLSRLFKKEVGINFRDFVLKRKVEKAKSLCIESDTRVCEIAEAIGYSERNLNRLFQRYVKMTISQYKKEHR is encoded by the coding sequence ATGGAAGAAATAGAATTAGAATCGCATCAAATAGCTACAGACCCACTTATCCATGATTCTTTCACCTTAAACCAATTTAATAATCGGATAATGAATCACCTAGAAATTCTTGAAAAATTTAAGGTGAAGAAAACAGAAAATAGTTTTATCGATGAGATTTATTACTATAATACAGAATATAATTTTGCTCTTTCTAATGAATACGGTTTCATTAAAGGTGGATCATTTAAATATATTAAAGATGTAGAAAAGGTGATGGATGAACAACCTAAAGTTGGTTGGAAGTATTTACCTGTTGCGGATGACGAAGGATATATCTCCTATTTTCGCAAACTACCTGTATTGCACACAACATCCTCACAAGGATTGCTTGTCATCCAGGTAAAGAAAGAACTATTTCAAGATTACTTCCCAAGTCAAGAGCACATAACGTCCTTAGTGTTAGATTCTCAAAACAATATGCTTTTTGACCAGATAAATGGCGAGAAACATCTTTACACTGAGAGTGTTTTAAACAAAATAAAAGAAAGTAAATCTAATCAGGGCACGTTCTATGCAGATAATCAAAATGGCAATGAAACGTTATATGTTTATGATATAGTGCCTAGGTTTGATCGAATCTATCTATCTATGGTTCAGAAATCATCCATTACTGAATTAACTCAATTTTTCAGATGGATGATCCTGTCATCTGTATTATTTTTTTTAGGAGTAGGTATTTTATTAACCTTTTATACTACGCGCCGTGCATACTCTCCTATTAAGCAATTATTGAATTATACTAAATCATTGAACGAAGAAAGTGTAATGAACGACCAAAAAAATGAAATAAATATTATTAGAGATAGCTTGAGCAATCTAAATAAAGAAAAACAAAAACTTAGAAATTATCAAGAACAAATTGAACCTACTTTAAAAGAATGGTTTTTTCAGCAAATCCTAGATGGGAATTTTACTATTAATAATCAGTTCTATAGACAGTGTAAGCAATATAACATTCCCATAAAAAAACAATATGTAGCTATGGTGATCAATTTAGGTAGTTATGAAGATAAAATGAGAATTGAAGATGGAGATAAACCGATTCTACTTTATGCTGTTAGAAACATCTTAATGGAATTAATAGACAATGAACAATGTTATGATGGTATCGATCTCAATAATGCAGAGAATAACCTAATTGCTATTTTTCATTTCGAAGAAGACTTGATCAATGATGAAATAAAGGAAAAATTACATCAAACCGCTGCACAACTGCGCGATGTAATTCGAAAATATTTATCTATAAATACTTCTATTGGTGTTGGAAATGTATATAAAGGTGTAATTGGAGTCTCTCATTCTTATAAAGAAGCTTTAGAAGCACTTAAATATCGCCTTTATAAAAATATAGACTCCATTCTATTTATTGATGATTTAGAATTCTCAAAGAAAAAAGGGATGTTTTTTTATCCAAGAGAATTTGAAACTAGAGTTCTTGATTCTCTAAAGGTGGGGGATATCGATCAAGCCGAGAAAACCCTAGATGAATTTATTAAGGCAACTGCTTCATTTGAGTCTTACAATAGTATTTATCAATGTTTCCATCTCTTACTATCTTCCATAATATTGTCCCTTGAAAAGAAAGGGAACAGTGTGATGGATATTTTTGAAGCAGATTTGTTTGGGGAGTTAAAATCCCTCCATACTATTGATGAAATAAATAAATGGTTTAAAGAGCAATTATTTCCTTTATACCAACGATTAAATGATGATACTGAATTTTCACCAGGTACATTATCAGTTAAACAAGTATGTCAATATATAAAAGAGAATATTTCTGAAGATATAACACTTTCACAATGCGCTGATATGGTGAATTTAACTCCTTCTTATTTAAGTCGATTATTTAAGAAAGAGGTGGGAATTAATTTTAGAGATTTTGTATTAAAACGAAAAGTGGAAAAAGCGAAAAGCTTATGTATTGAATCGGATACCCGTGTATGTGAAATAGCAGAGGCGATAGGGTACTCTGAACGAAATTTAAATCGCCTGTTTCAAAGATATGTAAAGATGACAATTAGTCAATATAAAAAGGAACATCGCTAA